The proteins below come from a single Phycisphaeraceae bacterium genomic window:
- a CDS encoding aspartyl protease family protein has translation MMSWVRTLGVLLACSLMIACQSQTRREVAGRVSLPIVQFEDGILLEARTASGEELILLLDSGASVSVISPDVVNRLGLSTRHDERLIVAADGSTTRATQAVAMRELAFGGLVVRDFSAMVLDISHLGRDVDGIIAMSAFESRVTIDYEHSEVTVGGDVPVGAVRIGLASGAVARIEAVVAGRAIEVILDTAGNGAWSLPLEGISLLPGLGVQRGVIQIDGMRVRSSERLDGSASIGRVEFHEPIVHASSGPARVGQRVLCELGVLTFDFADRCVWIHDAAYRSVKMDPMRGIGAILHPQAESWVVRSVEPGLPAWQVGLESGERVYAIDGMTGGALTAGALRARVARSGVLRLDVVRDGQRVTLPVPVVYIQP, from the coding sequence ATGATGAGTTGGGTTCGGACGCTTGGAGTGCTTCTTGCGTGTTCTCTGATGATTGCGTGTCAGTCGCAGACGCGGCGCGAAGTTGCGGGCCGAGTGAGTCTGCCCATAGTGCAGTTCGAAGATGGGATTTTGCTTGAAGCACGGACTGCGAGTGGTGAAGAACTGATCTTGCTGCTCGATTCGGGGGCTTCGGTGAGTGTGATCTCGCCCGATGTGGTGAATCGACTTGGGCTGAGCACGCGGCATGACGAGCGGCTCATTGTCGCTGCAGATGGCAGTACAACTCGGGCAACTCAGGCGGTAGCGATGAGAGAGCTGGCGTTCGGGGGGCTTGTCGTGCGTGATTTCAGCGCGATGGTGCTCGATATCTCGCACCTCGGGCGCGATGTTGATGGAATTATCGCGATGAGTGCGTTCGAATCACGCGTGACGATCGACTACGAACATTCTGAGGTAACCGTTGGCGGCGATGTGCCTGTGGGTGCGGTCAGGATTGGGCTTGCCTCGGGCGCGGTAGCACGAATCGAGGCGGTGGTTGCAGGTCGGGCGATTGAGGTCATTCTCGATACGGCTGGCAACGGTGCGTGGTCGTTGCCACTCGAAGGGATTTCGCTGTTGCCAGGGCTCGGGGTGCAGCGAGGTGTCATTCAGATAGATGGGATGCGTGTGCGCAGCAGTGAGCGACTCGATGGTTCGGCCAGCATTGGCCGGGTGGAGTTTCACGAGCCGATTGTGCACGCGAGCAGTGGTCCTGCGCGCGTCGGGCAGCGCGTGCTGTGCGAGCTGGGGGTGCTGACCTTCGATTTTGCTGACCGGTGTGTGTGGATTCATGACGCGGCCTATCGAAGCGTGAAGATGGATCCGATGCGCGGAATCGGCGCGATCCTGCATCCGCAGGCCGAGTCGTGGGTGGTGCGGTCGGTTGAGCCGGGGCTGCCCGCGTGGCAGGTGGGTCTTGAGTCAGGAGAACGGGTTTATGCGATCGACGGAATGACGGGCGGAGCTCTGACGGCAGGGGCGTTGAGGGCGCGCGTTGCGAGGTCGGGGGTGCTTCGCCTTGATGTCGTACGAGATGGGCAACGAGTAACGCTTCCAGTTCCGGTTGTCTATATTCAGCCGTGA
- a CDS encoding formimidoylglutamase, whose amino-acid sequence MIPHTIPAVWPDTPSSRFASLLRETPTDSARIALIGIPDDMGVRMNGGRPGAAQGPGALRAALAKYGAREPAMNSWPRVCDAGDIVPGGSLDETHERVTLATSALLDHGLFPIAIGGGHDLTFAFVRAVAQRHPPMTGVYFDAHLDVRAEPGSGMPFRALIEECNVRALHVHGLDVFSNSTEHAAYFAAHGGRIDPCNSDDPWPSGDLFVSLDLDVIDAAHAPGVSAMNPCGWSPAQCERWVRAAAACERVRCFDIMELNPEHDEGGRTARLAARLLLVFLAAFAERES is encoded by the coding sequence ATGATTCCGCATACGATTCCAGCAGTTTGGCCCGACACGCCGAGTTCGCGTTTTGCGAGCCTGCTTCGCGAGACGCCTACCGACTCTGCACGCATCGCCCTGATCGGAATCCCTGACGACATGGGCGTGCGGATGAACGGTGGGCGACCCGGTGCAGCGCAGGGCCCCGGGGCACTGCGAGCGGCACTTGCGAAGTACGGCGCGCGTGAACCTGCGATGAATTCATGGCCTCGAGTCTGCGATGCTGGTGATATTGTGCCAGGAGGGTCGCTCGATGAGACGCACGAGCGAGTGACGCTGGCGACCAGCGCTCTGCTCGATCATGGGCTGTTTCCCATAGCGATCGGCGGCGGGCACGATCTGACGTTTGCGTTCGTGCGCGCGGTTGCGCAGCGGCATCCACCGATGACGGGGGTGTACTTTGATGCGCATCTTGATGTGCGGGCCGAACCGGGCTCGGGCATGCCATTTCGCGCGCTGATCGAAGAGTGCAATGTTCGTGCGCTGCACGTTCACGGGCTGGACGTGTTTTCAAACTCGACCGAACATGCGGCGTACTTTGCCGCACACGGAGGTCGCATCGACCCGTGCAATTCCGATGATCCGTGGCCGAGTGGCGACCTCTTCGTGAGTCTTGATCTGGACGTGATCGATGCGGCGCATGCTCCGGGCGTGAGTGCAATGAATCCGTGCGGGTGGTCTCCGGCGCAGTGTGAGCGATGGGTGCGAGCAGCAGCGGCGTGCGAGCGTGTGCGATGTTTCGACATCATGGAACTGAATCCGGAACACGATGAAGGCGGGCGGACGGCGCGGCTCGCGGCACGGTTGTTGCTTGTGTTTCTCGCGGCGTTTGCGGAGCGGGAATCATGA
- a CDS encoding S9 family peptidase, producing MMRWKGKVGRAEVSIEKGMGMLRSSLVFVLAFGGASVLAGPPQTSKTVVRDTLHGVEIVDEYRWLEGDNADPARMGLPTEAVTAWTHEQNAYTRSVLDALPGRAQLEARMQQLMEVGSVGAPAMAGERYFYTKREGTQAQAVLYVRHGIDAEPVELINPNTMDASGLLTLSWFSPSDDGRLLAFGMYRAGDENSTLYLMDVERRALLADEIPGKVRAPDWLADGRRFVYGNLESTADPYSGQIKIHEVGKHWREDATLFSQRDFVEMYRSAGRYTAKQIDDVAKTWGAFGYPSEDGRWLIVGYYTATRSNDLWAMDLKHWERTGEKNLIPILVDTINTGAAGWGPIVGDTLFLRTTLDASNGRVVAVDLNNPGPSAWKTVVAHDDKKVIQSVSAARGMLAVQYLVNAQTSIERFAFDGRNLGVVELPGVGTASLSTSEDRTEAFLTFTSYNEPQSIYHVDLATNARTLWERPDVPVDPSLVEVKQVWYTSKDGTPVSMFIIHQTGIALDGNNPTILYGYGGFNIPMTPSFSATYFPWFEAGGVFAVANLRGGGEYGQSWHRAGMLEHKQNVFDDFIAAAEWLVQNGYTKPERLGIAGGSNGGLLTGAVVMQRPELFAAAISAVPLLDMVRYQDFLMARYWIPEYGSAEDADQFKFILKYSPYQNIKSGTRYPAMLITAGENDSRVHPMHARKMAAAMQAATVSDPAEAPVLLWVDYEAGHGAGKPLHLRVRDVVDQRLFMMWQLGMFNN from the coding sequence ATGATGAGATGGAAGGGAAAAGTGGGTCGCGCTGAAGTTTCGATCGAGAAAGGAATGGGCATGCTCAGGTCGTCGCTTGTTTTCGTGTTGGCGTTTGGTGGGGCATCGGTCCTGGCTGGTCCGCCTCAGACGAGCAAGACGGTCGTGCGTGACACGCTTCATGGCGTGGAAATCGTGGACGAGTACAGATGGCTCGAAGGAGACAACGCGGATCCGGCGCGCATGGGTCTGCCGACCGAGGCTGTGACAGCGTGGACGCATGAGCAGAACGCGTACACGCGATCGGTGCTCGATGCTCTTCCGGGACGGGCGCAGCTGGAAGCGCGCATGCAGCAACTGATGGAGGTCGGGAGCGTGGGCGCGCCTGCGATGGCTGGCGAGCGGTATTTTTATACCAAGCGCGAGGGGACGCAGGCGCAGGCGGTGCTGTATGTTCGGCACGGGATCGACGCCGAGCCGGTGGAGTTGATCAACCCGAACACAATGGATGCAAGCGGACTGCTGACATTGTCGTGGTTCAGCCCGAGTGATGATGGGCGGCTGCTGGCGTTTGGGATGTATCGAGCGGGTGACGAGAACTCGACGCTGTATTTGATGGATGTTGAGCGGCGTGCGCTTTTGGCCGACGAGATTCCGGGCAAGGTGCGTGCGCCTGACTGGCTCGCGGACGGGCGGCGGTTTGTGTATGGCAATCTCGAAAGCACTGCGGATCCGTATTCGGGACAGATCAAGATTCACGAAGTTGGCAAGCATTGGCGCGAGGACGCGACATTGTTTTCGCAGCGGGACTTTGTGGAGATGTATCGCTCGGCGGGTCGGTACACGGCCAAGCAGATTGATGATGTGGCCAAGACGTGGGGTGCGTTCGGGTATCCGAGCGAGGACGGGCGCTGGCTGATCGTCGGGTATTACACTGCGACTCGTTCGAACGATCTTTGGGCGATGGATCTGAAGCACTGGGAGCGCACGGGCGAGAAGAATCTGATTCCGATTCTCGTTGACACGATCAACACTGGGGCGGCCGGGTGGGGTCCGATTGTTGGTGACACGTTGTTTCTGCGGACGACACTCGACGCGTCAAATGGTCGGGTTGTTGCGGTGGATCTGAACAATCCGGGGCCTTCGGCGTGGAAGACGGTGGTCGCGCATGATGACAAGAAGGTGATTCAGAGTGTGTCGGCGGCGCGGGGGATGCTGGCGGTGCAGTATCTGGTCAATGCGCAGACGAGTATCGAGCGGTTTGCGTTCGATGGGCGGAACCTCGGGGTGGTGGAGTTGCCGGGCGTGGGGACGGCGAGTTTGTCGACGAGCGAAGATCGGACTGAGGCGTTTTTGACCTTTACAAGTTATAACGAGCCGCAGTCGATTTATCACGTTGATCTGGCGACGAACGCGCGAACGCTGTGGGAGAGGCCGGATGTTCCGGTTGATCCGTCGCTGGTTGAAGTCAAGCAGGTGTGGTATACGTCGAAGGACGGCACGCCGGTGTCGATGTTCATCATTCATCAGACTGGTATCGCGCTTGATGGCAACAACCCGACGATTCTGTACGGGTATGGCGGGTTCAATATTCCGATGACGCCTTCGTTCAGTGCTACGTATTTTCCGTGGTTTGAAGCTGGGGGAGTCTTTGCGGTTGCGAACCTTCGCGGCGGCGGCGAGTATGGGCAGTCGTGGCATCGTGCGGGCATGCTGGAGCACAAGCAAAATGTGTTTGATGACTTCATTGCAGCAGCGGAATGGTTGGTGCAGAATGGGTATACGAAACCTGAGCGGCTGGGCATTGCTGGGGGTTCGAACGGGGGGCTTCTGACTGGTGCGGTGGTGATGCAGAGGCCGGAGTTGTTCGCGGCGGCGATTTCGGCGGTGCCGCTGCTTGACATGGTGCGGTATCAGGATTTCCTGATGGCGCGCTACTGGATTCCGGAGTATGGCAGTGCTGAAGATGCGGATCAGTTCAAGTTCATCTTGAAGTATTCGCCGTATCAGAACATCAAGTCGGGCACCAGATATCCCGCGATGCTGATTACTGCGGGGGAGAATGATTCTCGAGTGCATCCGATGCATGCTCGCAAGATGGCGGCAGCCATGCAGGCAGCGACGGTGTCGGATCCGGCTGAGGCGCCCGTGCTGTTGTGGGTCGATTATGAAGCGGGGCATGGTGCCGGCAAGCCGCTTCATTTGCGTGTGCGCGATGTTGTTGATCAACGTCTGTTCATGATGTGGCAACTCGGAATGTTCAACAACTGA
- a CDS encoding DUF4147 domain-containing protein, with product MARTILSQVVQPAVLAAADPARAVANAWDDNCDGSHIVIAFGKASAAMVREAMLRIASPRVRGFVITRPEDLDTVRDPRLTVVAADHPIPTQRNIDAANAMMVFCASIEPGARVLALVSGGGSAQLACPREPLVLADIAMLTSSLLRSGATIGEVNAVRKHCEQIKGGQLARSLIERGASAIDVLVLSDVLGDRLDVISSGPFAPDPSTFENAMEVAHRRGINMPNVLALLEKGQRGEIEETPKPGDSIFGAVSHKIIGSNAVAVDAACRAIESHGVRVVQRRMKVEGEAAVVGRTLAEATKSLGSGEAIVFGGETTVSVGSAIGVGGRNQELALAAAGVIAGQRGLAVLSLGTDGIDGPTPAAGAIVDGQTVERMRMAGVSFDIALREHDSHTALGASGDLICIGPTGTNVNDIMIGLHMST from the coding sequence GTGGCACGCACAATCCTCAGTCAAGTTGTCCAGCCCGCGGTGTTGGCAGCGGCGGATCCGGCGCGAGCAGTGGCAAACGCGTGGGATGACAATTGCGACGGTAGCCACATTGTCATTGCCTTTGGCAAGGCTTCGGCCGCCATGGTTCGTGAAGCGATGTTGCGAATAGCTTCGCCGCGGGTACGCGGGTTTGTCATCACTCGTCCTGAAGATCTCGATACGGTGCGGGATCCGAGGCTGACTGTTGTCGCAGCCGATCATCCGATCCCGACACAACGCAACATCGACGCGGCGAACGCGATGATGGTGTTCTGCGCGTCGATAGAGCCTGGTGCGAGGGTTCTTGCTCTTGTGTCGGGAGGGGGGTCGGCGCAACTCGCGTGTCCTCGTGAGCCTCTGGTGCTTGCGGATATTGCGATGCTGACTTCGAGTCTGCTGCGCAGCGGGGCGACGATCGGCGAAGTCAATGCTGTGCGCAAACATTGCGAACAGATCAAGGGAGGTCAACTTGCTCGGTCGCTGATCGAGCGCGGGGCCTCGGCAATTGACGTGCTTGTGCTTTCGGATGTGCTTGGCGATCGGCTGGACGTGATTTCGTCAGGGCCTTTCGCGCCAGATCCTTCGACATTTGAGAATGCGATGGAGGTGGCGCATCGCCGCGGAATCAATATGCCCAATGTGCTTGCCTTGCTTGAGAAGGGTCAGCGGGGTGAGATCGAGGAGACGCCAAAGCCTGGCGATTCGATCTTCGGTGCGGTGTCGCACAAGATTATCGGCAGCAACGCTGTTGCGGTTGATGCGGCATGCCGGGCGATTGAATCACATGGCGTGCGTGTGGTGCAGCGACGGATGAAAGTCGAGGGCGAAGCGGCAGTGGTGGGCAGGACACTCGCAGAAGCAACAAAATCACTGGGTTCGGGCGAGGCGATCGTGTTTGGGGGCGAGACGACTGTGAGCGTTGGTTCGGCAATCGGCGTCGGAGGTCGCAATCAGGAGCTCGCGCTGGCTGCTGCGGGCGTCATCGCGGGTCAGCGCGGTCTTGCGGTTCTTTCGCTTGGAACCGATGGGATCGATGGTCCTACTCCGGCAGCGGGCGCCATTGTCGATGGCCAGACAGTCGAACGCATGCGTATGGCGGGGGTTTCGTTCGACATTGCACTGCGAGAGCACGATAGCCATACCGCGCTCGGGGCTTCGGGCGATCTGATCTGCATCGGACCGACCGGGACCAACGTCAATGACATCATGATCGGTTTGCACATGAGCACCTGA
- a CDS encoding ABC transporter ATP-binding protein — translation MIETINLTKRYAELVALDNLNLSIEEGDCYGFIGPNGAGKTTTIKILATLLKPSSGQAQIAGLTVGYQNRQIRPLIGYVPDFMGAYEDMVVTEYLEFFAAAYNIHGEQRRKVVKDVLELTDLGYKATAEVNSLSRGMQQRLSIARVLLHDPKVLLMDEPASGLDPRARIEIRELLKELKRMGKTILISSHILHELAELCNVVGIIERGQLLFSGSVAEILRRAKVGHVIHLAVENRLDEAAELVSKVAGVEKVRIVAGDGTAAGGGNGRMMHVEYNQTGGRSFTDLPNILINHGYRLTQFTEEPVNLETAFMRLTKGLVQ, via the coding sequence ATGATTGAAACGATCAACCTGACGAAGCGGTACGCGGAGCTTGTTGCGCTGGACAATCTGAACCTCTCGATTGAAGAGGGTGATTGCTATGGGTTCATAGGTCCTAATGGCGCGGGAAAGACGACGACGATCAAGATCCTGGCGACCCTGCTCAAGCCTTCGAGCGGGCAGGCGCAGATTGCGGGTCTGACGGTTGGCTATCAGAATCGCCAGATCAGGCCTCTGATTGGATACGTGCCTGACTTTATGGGCGCGTATGAAGACATGGTGGTGACGGAGTATCTTGAGTTTTTCGCAGCGGCGTACAACATTCATGGCGAACAGCGGCGCAAGGTTGTCAAGGATGTGCTGGAACTGACGGATCTGGGCTATAAGGCGACGGCGGAAGTAAACTCGTTGAGCCGGGGTATGCAGCAGCGGTTGAGTATCGCTCGCGTGCTGCTTCATGACCCCAAGGTGCTGTTGATGGATGAGCCGGCGTCGGGGCTTGACCCTCGGGCGCGCATCGAGATTCGCGAGTTGCTCAAGGAACTCAAGCGGATGGGCAAGACGATTCTGATTTCGAGCCACATTCTGCATGAGCTGGCTGAACTGTGCAACGTCGTCGGCATCATCGAACGAGGGCAACTGCTGTTCAGCGGGTCGGTGGCGGAGATCCTGCGGCGTGCCAAGGTCGGGCATGTGATACACCTTGCGGTCGAGAATCGGCTCGATGAAGCGGCAGAACTTGTGTCGAAGGTTGCGGGGGTTGAGAAGGTACGGATCGTGGCGGGCGACGGCACAGCGGCTGGCGGGGGCAACGGCCGCATGATGCATGTGGAATACAACCAGACGGGCGGGAGGTCGTTTACGGATCTGCCGAACATTCTGATCAACCATGGCTATCGTTTGACGCAGTTTACGGAGGAGCCGGTCAACCTGGAGACTGCATTTATGCGGTTGACCAAGGGTCTGGTGCAATGA
- the hutI gene encoding imidazolonepropionase: MSGLMIRRARVLTLDGPGGPRRGGALRDLGVRVVCDVRCEGGRVAAIGENLRVQSGDHEVNADGCVLMPGFVDCHTHLCWAGSRVGEWEQRLAGATYLDILAAGGGIMSTVRAVRAASTAELAELLLGRLRCALATGTTTIEIKSGYGLDTATELKMLRAIDLAASQWPGTVVKTACIGHAIDPDEPNAVERTVCETLDAVHAEFPGLAIDAYCEKGAWSVRDCERLFERAADLGHPCRVHADQFNALGMTAIAVERGFASVDHLEASTNEGLQELAESGTHGVMLPCSGFHLDQRYASGRQFVDLGGALAIATNCNPGSAPCSSMPMTIALATRYLGLTPSEAIACATVNATNVLGLTDRGRIAAGCRADLILLSLQDERELAHSFGMNPVESVIVAGEIVW, translated from the coding sequence ATGAGCGGGCTCATGATCCGTCGTGCACGAGTGCTGACGCTCGATGGTCCTGGAGGTCCGAGGCGGGGAGGGGCACTGCGCGACCTGGGCGTGCGTGTAGTGTGTGATGTGCGATGCGAAGGCGGCCGCGTCGCAGCAATAGGCGAGAATCTGCGTGTGCAATCGGGCGATCACGAAGTCAACGCGGACGGATGTGTGCTCATGCCTGGTTTTGTCGATTGTCACACGCACCTTTGCTGGGCTGGTTCTCGCGTTGGCGAATGGGAGCAGCGTCTGGCTGGCGCGACGTATCTCGACATTCTCGCAGCAGGCGGCGGCATCATGTCGACCGTGCGAGCCGTGCGTGCAGCCAGCACGGCAGAACTGGCAGAACTCCTGCTCGGCAGGCTTCGCTGCGCACTGGCGACCGGAACGACGACAATAGAAATCAAGAGTGGGTACGGTCTGGACACGGCCACCGAACTCAAGATGCTTCGTGCGATCGACCTTGCAGCAAGCCAGTGGCCCGGGACGGTTGTCAAGACGGCATGCATTGGGCATGCGATTGACCCCGATGAGCCGAACGCAGTCGAGCGAACGGTTTGCGAGACGCTCGACGCAGTGCATGCCGAGTTTCCAGGTCTTGCGATTGATGCCTATTGCGAGAAGGGTGCCTGGAGTGTGCGCGATTGCGAGCGGCTGTTTGAGCGGGCAGCGGATCTTGGGCATCCGTGTCGAGTGCATGCGGATCAGTTCAATGCTTTGGGTATGACAGCGATCGCGGTGGAGCGGGGATTTGCCAGCGTTGATCATCTCGAGGCTTCGACGAACGAGGGGTTGCAGGAGCTTGCTGAGTCAGGCACGCATGGCGTCATGTTGCCCTGCTCGGGGTTTCATCTGGATCAGCGCTACGCCAGTGGCCGGCAATTTGTCGATCTTGGCGGGGCGCTGGCCATCGCGACCAACTGCAATCCGGGATCGGCACCATGTTCATCGATGCCGATGACCATTGCGCTGGCAACGCGGTATCTTGGGCTCACACCATCAGAGGCGATTGCGTGTGCGACGGTCAATGCAACGAACGTGCTGGGTCTGACCGATCGCGGGCGAATCGCGGCCGGGTGCAGGGCGGATTTGATCCTGCTCTCATTGCAGGATGAACGTGAACTGGCACACTCGTTTGGCATGAATCCGGTTGAGAGTGTGATTGTTGCAGGAGAGATCGTGTGGTAA